The Ornithorhynchus anatinus isolate Pmale09 chromosome 11, mOrnAna1.pri.v4, whole genome shotgun sequence genomic interval ATTCTGGTACGTTCGGTCTGTCGGGGAACGAGGTGGGAGTGCTGGTTCATCCTGGTTGGGAGCCCTGGGCAGCGGCAGAAGGGTCCCCGAGGACTCTTCCTGCTCCGGCCCCTCCAGACTATCAAAAGGGCCTGGGTCGGGagcagagaggacagaggcagaagctCTCTGGAGCAGCCCAGGAGTGGCCTCAGAGCACCTTGCCAGGGTTCATGATGTTCTTAGGGTCCAACGCCACCTTCAGCAGCCCCATGACCTCGATGCCCACGTGGCCGACCTCCTCCTGCAGGAGCTGGCGCTTGCCCAGGCCGATGCCGTGCTCCCCAGTGCAGGTCCCTCCGAGGGCCAGGGCTCgcctgggcacagagaagatacacACTCAGTGAGGGTAGGTGGGTAGGCAGCTGCTGGATGCTAGGATGAGGCCTTCTTCTAATCCCTCAGTTGCTCAGGGAGAGCAGGCACCAGGGGCCCTGGGAGTGGCTTGTGATCGGGGAGACCTAGGACCCAGAGGCTGAAGCCCACCCTGACCCCTCCCAGGCTCCTCTGGACCACGGGCCTGGCCTTGGGACAGGCGAGGGTTGGGGATGAGTGAGAAGGGGACCCTCAGCCTCCTCAAGCCTGGAGGCCCTGGAAGGAGTAGGTAGTTTCCACATCTCATACCTGCCCAGCTGCTCCACGAACCTTTGGACCCTGCGGCCCTCGTCTGCGTCCTCGGGGTCAAACACCATGATGCAATGGAAGTTCCCATCTCCCACGTGCCCAGCGATGGGGCCTGAGGAGAAGACTCACAGTCAGTCCCCACCAACTCTGTGCTCCCTGCCTCCCTCGCAGGGCTCCCTGCCCAACATATCGGcctcccccttctgctctccACCCCGGGGCCCCGCACAGCCCCTGCCTAGTCCCTGGGGTCAGGACCCTCTCGATCCTGCTGTCAGACTGCAGTCTCCAGGGCTCCCAAGTTCTCTGGATGGTTGGGGGCTGTGAGGGcgtggggagctgggaggggggcagaccTGTGAGTCCAGATGTCCTCAGATCTTCCTTGGCCTGCACCAGGATTTCCGGGAGCCGCGAGATGGGGACACAGACGTCCGTGGAGTAACCCTGGGAGCCCGATGGAGGTGAGTCAGCAAAGCAGCAAGCCATTCTTCTCTGCTCAGCCCCCTGCTGAACCCTTAAAGAAACTTGGGGTGCCCAGGGAGGGGTCTACTTCAGGAGGTACCAAGCCCGACTCCTAGGGCTGCCCCGTGATCCCTGGAGGGGACCCAGGTCTCAGAAGGGGTGGGGATTGCCCCCGGACAGTGCCAGGGgcgagggcagggcagggttgaccctcactcccacccctctctccagtggccaggactccctcccccaggccctctCCCAAGTGACTGCCCTCTGGCAAGCCCAGCCCAGACTCACCCTGCAGCCGGGGCGGAGGGCCAGGGCTGCGTACCAGGCGTTGTGGCGGGCGGCCCAGAGCCGGCTTCGCTCTTCGGGCTCCCTGGACCAAGCGAAGTCCGAGCCGCCGTTCAGCCTGGTGATCTCCTCTGTGGGACCGAGCCGGGTCAGCCTTCCTCTgaccatcccccctcctcccctttcagcTGGGAAACTCTCTTCAGCCCAACTCCTGCCTCTCAGTAGTCCATTCCCttcaccttcttctcctcctcccccactcaggCTTGCCCAGAGCTATGCTCCTCAGCATTTGTGCCCTCAGCCTGCtcgtccccatctctctccttctcaggatTCACTCCCAGAACCGAGGGGAGACCCATCCCCACAGAGAAAGCAGAGACATAGACCCAATCAGGCCTAACAGGAGGCCTGGGGCCCAGTTCAGCCCACTGCCATACCTCCAGGCCAGTAAGACCCAAGGAACAACCACGGCCAGAGACCCGAGGACTGACCAGATTGGGAATGGTCCACTGGGTCTGACCACGTGGCAGCGGGCCGTCCCGAGAGCCCTCTGGTCCCGGGTCTCAACCCAAGCTAAACCAATACAGCCCAAGGCATCTGTGGGCCAAGCTCAAAACACCTTTCGTCGCCTGGGCACCATCCCACCGCCTCTGCAGAGGAAGGTTGCGGCTCTTGGCTGCGCTGATGGGGGTgcggtcctctcctcctcccagtccgCCCAACACCCTGACCCCGCAGTCGCGGGCCTACGGCTCTCGTACCTGTACTTCGGACCTGCTCCTGCAGGCCCTGCTGGGAGCCATGGAACTCCAGGAAGAGGGTAGGGGCCACGGGATAGTTCAGGCCGCTGTGTCGGTTGCAGGCATCAATCATGACATCATCTAAGAACTCTGGGGTGGTTGGgacgggggaggcagagaggagaaagtggGGGTCAGTTCCCTGAAGCCTCCGACTGTGAGGGCAGAATCTTCCTGCTTCCCCATCGCCTGTGCAGCAGCAGCAcaactccctcctcatccctggCCACTCCTCACCGATGCGGGCCACCGGAATCCCAGACTGGAGGACTTGCACGGTGCTGTCCACTGCCGCCTGGGCGCTCGGAAAAGAGCAGACCGCGGCGATGGTGGACTCGGGGATGCCGTGGAGCCGCAACGTGGCCTTGGTGATCAGTCCCAGGGTCCCCTCGGAGCCCACAAACAGACCCGTCAGGTGGTAGCCGGCAGCACTTTTCCTGGAccggggaagaggctggagtcagAGATGCTGAGTGGGAGAGGTTGGGGGCAAAAGAACAAGGTGCCCATGAGGCCCCGCagcaatccctggcccccagcctggACTCTCTGATGCCCTGCCCCCGGCTGCTGCCTTGTTCCACGtggccttccctttctctctgaatTAGGACTGTTAgaaagtgatgggaggacatggcccctgGGCTTTCAGAAGCGGAGCCTGCCCGCTAGCTAGGTTGCTAGGCAGGCTGTGGGGACTCTTGAACccactcccctgctccccttGACCACTGGCCTCccggctcccctgcccctccccaccgcccctcaCCGGAAGTGGCGGCCCTGGCCGGCTGTGTGCAGGACGCGCCCGTCGGGCAGCACCACCTCCAGGTTGAGGACGTTCTCCCGCATGGTCCCGTACCGCACCGCGTTGGTGCCCGAGGCACTCGTGGCCGCCATGCCGCACAGGGAAGCGTCGGCTCCGGGGTCTGCCGAGGCACAAAGCAAGTGGTTTTGGGGGAAGTAGATAGCAGTAGAGGGGCTGAGAGGTGCCACAGGGTGGCTGCAGCGGCCCACAGCAGGAAGCAAGGCACCCCGACGGGCTGAGACTAAGAGGGACCTGGTTGGGCCCTGAGGTAACGGCCAGTTCCGGGTCCACAGAGGGTGGGGCGAGGCGAGGAGATGAAGATAAGGCatggagagttgggggagaagcATGCCGGTTAAGATCCGGTGGGAAGTGGGACCAGACACCCAAAACCCCTCTAGTcccagcaccccccacccccagagccatACCAACAGGGAACCAGAGGCCTTTGTCCCGCAGGTATGAGTTGAGGGCTTTGCGGGTGACGCCGGGCTCCACGGTCACTGAGAAATCTTCGGAGTTCAGCTCGAGGATGCGGTCCATGCGTGTCAGGTTGAAGCAGACACCACCCTGGTggggcaggcaggaaggcagatGCCTAGGGCTGCCCATCCAGAACAGCCCACCCAGGGCCATTCCCGGGATTCCTGTTTCAGACAGCCAGAACCGGCGGCCCTGGTCTGGAGAATCGTCCCCTCTCGCTACATCCAGCCCACCGAGGAATAGCAGGAAACCAAAGGGGTCTTTGTCGACTTGGGTCAGGACAAGCCCAGACCACAGTAGTGACCACAGCTCCAAAAGCCAGAAAGAAGACCCTTCACCCACTGCATCCACTCCCACCAGGCCCACCCACCCATCCTACCCTCACGGCACTGACGCCTCCCTCGAGGCCCGTGCCGGTGCCGAAGGGGATGATCGGAACGTCACAGCCAGAGCACAGTCCAGCCAACTGGCTGACCTGTTCCACATTCTGCGGCCAGACCACCACATCTGGGGGGCTGCATCTGTTGGGAAAACATGAggctggaggagttgggcctttttttatggtattcattaagcggtcatttactatatgtcaagcactgttctaagcactgggggaggtacaagttaatgaggttggacacaatctctgtcccacatggggctcccaggctaagctcACCACCCTCATCCCCGAAGAGAGCTCTTGATAGATCTCAAGCCTCCAGGTAATAGCCAAAATGGCAGAGGAATTTAGTaaatactacgtgccaagcactccaagtgcttagtacagtgctctgcacatagtaagcgctcaataaatactattgaatgaatgaatgaatggagtggttacaagataatctgatccaACACAGTCTATCTCCAACAGAGGGCTCCTGgcctaagagggaaagagaacaagtactttatcgccattttacagacgaggaaactgaggaaaagagaagtaaagggatttccctaaggtcactcaggagacgagtggcagagccagaactagaacccgggtctcctgactcccaggcctgtgctctttccactaggccatgctgcccacaGAGGGCAAGGGCAGGGGTTAAGCTCTCTGCCCACCTCAGCAGTTCTCTGGGAATAACACCACAACCAGCTACCAAGATCTGAGTCCAGATGGAAACGGGTAAAACCCCACGCCAAGGCTTGGACCCAAATcctggggcaaggtggggagggctGCAGGGGTGCAACCAGGCTCCCTGCccctctggccctcagcttcccctccctcaaaattggaaggcaaagcaGGACcctgaggatggggggagggcacTCTCACAGGACTTCCTGAGACGTTTTGAGGTGTGGGTGCAGAGGGATATGAAGACAATTTAGTctcagggaatgggagatgaggaggcAGGGGTGTCATCACTACAAGGCTCCTAATTCTCCTGAAAAGCTGAAGCTCGGAGCGGAGAAGGGACCCAGGGAACAAGGGCTCGGGAAGCCAGGAATGGGGGCAAAACTAGGACCAGAAGCCACGAGTCCTGATCCCAGCTACTGAGTCTGTACTTCCTGCTCAGGTCCAAGGCCTCTCTGACCCCACTGTTTTCTAGTAACCTCGGTGGGGTGGCGACCCAGAATCCTCTCGTCCCCACTCTGATACCTGTGCATGGATTCATCGTGGCCGTGCTGCTCCCGGACAGCGGTTGCCGTGGACACGTTAGCGCTTCCTACCACCTTCTTCAGGGCTTCTATGAGGTCTCCGTTCACCTGGGTCTGGGGAATTTAGCACATCAGA includes:
- the LDHD gene encoding probable D-lactate dehydrogenase, mitochondrial isoform X1, which translates into the protein MALKLLHGACRGLGPGRSYHPRGRQTQVNGDLIEALKKVVGSANVSTATAVREQHGHDESMHRCSPPDVVVWPQNVEQVSQLAGLCSGCDVPIIPFGTGTGLEGGVSAVRGGVCFNLTRMDRILELNSEDFSVTVEPGVTRKALNSYLRDKGLWFPVDPGADASLCGMAATSASGTNAVRYGTMRENVLNLEVVLPDGRVLHTAGQGRHFRKSAAGYHLTGLFVGSEGTLGLITKATLRLHGIPESTIAAVCSFPSAQAAVDSTVQVLQSGIPVARIEFLDDVMIDACNRHSGLNYPVAPTLFLEFHGSQQGLQEQVRSTEEITRLNGGSDFAWSREPEERSRLWAARHNAWYAALALRPGCRGYSTDVCVPISRLPEILVQAKEDLRTSGLTGPIAGHVGDGNFHCIMVFDPEDADEGRRVQRFVEQLGRRALALGGTCTGEHGIGLGKRQLLQEEVGHVGIEVMGLLKVALDPKNIMNPGKVL
- the LDHD gene encoding probable D-lactate dehydrogenase, mitochondrial isoform X2, encoding MALKLLHGACRGLGPGRSYHPRGRQTQVNGDLIEALKKVVGSANVSTATAVREQHGHDESMHRCSPPDVVVWPQNVEQVSQLAGLCSGCDVPIIPFGTGTGLEGGVSAVRGGVCFNLTRMDRILELNSEDFSVTVEPGVTRKALNSYLRDKGLWFPVDPGADASLCGMAATSASGTNAVRYGTMRENVLNLEVVLPDGRVLHTAGQGRHFRKSAAGYHLTGLFVGSEGTLGLITKATLRLHGIPESTIAAVCSFPSAQAAVDSTVQVLQSGIPVARIEFLDDVMIDACNRHSGLNYPVAPTLFLEFHGSQQGLQEQVRSTEEITRLNGGSDFAWSREPEERSRLWAARHNAWYAALALRPGCRGYSTDVCVPISRLPEILVQAKEDLRTSGLTGPIAGHVGDGNFHCIMVFDPEDADEGRRVQRRALALGGTCTGEHGIGLGKRQLLQEEVGHVGIEVMGLLKVALDPKNIMNPGKVL